From a region of the Roseivirga sp. 4D4 genome:
- a CDS encoding sensor histidine kinase, translated as MDHPFIRNRSIIIYSIIWLVIGGLFAFALYYFYDFEAKIAALDSIVFNGIFFGLGLAYWFNVRYNSFEKSQILNLAVSHIAALVISIALAIFLSKSILTRVSADEEYVLFLNQSIPWRSALGLMYYSIIILVYYLILYYDDLNQKNTERSQLETMLKSSELEMLKSQINPHFIFNSLNSIASLTIVSPEKARNMVIKLSEFLRYSLGKENDQMNTMEDELNNIMLYLDIEKVRFGDRLSVETDISKESLQLKLPNLILQPLFENAIKHGIYESLEQVTVKLKAWQDQNLLRVEVSNQFDPKATGKKGKGIGLKNVGERLRLIYGVPQLVFTDKTDNLFTVRLDIPQIATDL; from the coding sequence ATGGACCACCCCTTTATCCGAAATAGAAGCATTATCATTTATTCCATCATCTGGTTGGTGATTGGAGGCCTTTTCGCTTTTGCCCTTTATTACTTCTATGATTTCGAAGCTAAAATTGCCGCTCTAGATAGTATCGTTTTCAATGGCATCTTCTTTGGTCTAGGCTTGGCTTACTGGTTCAATGTTAGATACAACTCTTTTGAAAAGTCCCAAATTCTAAACCTCGCGGTCAGTCATATAGCGGCCTTGGTGATCTCGATTGCTTTAGCCATTTTCTTATCGAAAAGTATCCTGACAAGAGTTTCGGCAGATGAAGAATACGTATTATTTCTTAATCAATCCATCCCTTGGCGTTCTGCTTTGGGGCTGATGTACTATTCCATTATCATTTTGGTGTACTACTTGATTCTCTATTATGATGATCTCAATCAAAAAAATACGGAGCGATCTCAACTAGAGACTATGCTTAAAAGCTCTGAATTGGAGATGCTGAAGTCTCAGATTAATCCTCACTTTATCTTCAATAGTCTTAACTCCATTGCATCGCTCACCATAGTCTCCCCTGAAAAGGCTCGTAATATGGTCATCAAACTATCTGAGTTTCTAAGGTATTCTTTGGGTAAGGAAAATGATCAAATGAATACGATGGAAGATGAGCTCAATAATATCATGCTCTATCTCGATATTGAAAAGGTCCGTTTTGGTGATCGCCTTTCTGTTGAAACCGATATCAGCAAGGAATCGCTACAGTTGAAACTTCCCAACCTGATATTGCAACCACTATTCGAAAATGCGATTAAGCATGGGATCTATGAAAGTCTAGAGCAGGTGACCGTTAAGTTGAAGGCCTGGCAAGACCAGAACCTTCTGAGGGTTGAAGTTTCTAATCAATTCGACCCAAAGGCGACCGGGAAAAAAGGAAAGGGCATTGGCCTTAAGAATGTAGGGGAACGCCTTCGTCTCATTTATGGTGTCCCTCAATTGGTATTTACTGATAAGACTGATAACTTATTCACTGTTCGATTGGACATTCCTCAAATTGCCACTGACCTATGA
- a CDS encoding LytR/AlgR family response regulator transcription factor, protein MIRAIIIDDESLARDLIKAYLQKFSEIEIIAECGDGFQGLKAIQEHKPDLIFLDVQMPKITGFEMLELLDEPPVVIFSTAFDQYAIKAFELNATDYLLKPYAEQRFDEAVEKAKGKIGTQGAAKAELETLQETRSESDESLDRIVVKTGNKIQILPLESISHFEAQDDYVAIHSEQGKFLKLLRMKHLENRLPQGEFVRIHRSHIVNVKQIEKLELYEKDSYLLSLKTGSQLPVSRSGHGKLKEVLKY, encoded by the coding sequence ATGATCCGAGCCATTATCATCGATGATGAAAGTTTAGCCAGAGACCTGATCAAGGCCTATCTCCAAAAATTTAGCGAGATAGAAATCATTGCCGAATGTGGTGATGGCTTTCAAGGCTTAAAGGCCATTCAAGAACACAAACCCGATCTGATTTTTCTAGATGTACAAATGCCGAAAATCACAGGCTTTGAAATGCTGGAATTATTAGACGAACCGCCTGTTGTAATCTTCAGCACCGCATTTGACCAATATGCGATCAAAGCATTTGAACTGAATGCGACCGACTATCTACTAAAACCTTATGCCGAGCAACGGTTTGATGAAGCGGTAGAAAAGGCGAAAGGCAAAATAGGCACTCAAGGAGCTGCAAAAGCGGAGTTAGAAACGCTGCAAGAAACGCGCTCGGAAAGTGACGAGTCGCTGGATAGAATTGTGGTGAAAACAGGCAACAAAATCCAGATCCTTCCGCTGGAAAGCATCTCTCACTTTGAGGCACAAGATGACTATGTTGCCATCCACTCTGAGCAAGGTAAGTTCCTAAAGCTGCTTCGGATGAAGCATTTGGAAAACCGACTGCCTCAAGGAGAATTTGTGCGAATTCATAGATCACACATTGTCAATGTAAAGCAAATCGAGAAGCTCGAGCTTTACGAAAAAGACTCTTACCTCCTATCTCTTAAAACAGGAAGCCAATTGCCTGTAAGCCGCAGTGGCCATGGCAAGCTCAAAGAGGTTTTGAAATACTAA
- a CDS encoding PadR family transcriptional regulator, producing MKGSYLGEFEELVMLTCALLKDEAYGINIVQEIKLRMDRSVNLSAVHVTLYRLEDKGYVTSSYGGATAQRGGRRKRIFKLTSLGVKLLQQVNEKRQNLWNMIPELKTL from the coding sequence ATGAAAGGAAGCTATTTAGGTGAGTTTGAAGAGCTTGTAATGCTCACTTGTGCGCTATTGAAAGATGAAGCCTATGGCATCAACATAGTTCAAGAGATCAAATTAAGAATGGACAGATCGGTTAACCTAAGCGCGGTGCATGTAACACTCTATAGACTGGAGGATAAAGGTTATGTGACCTCTTCCTACGGTGGAGCGACAGCACAAAGGGGTGGTCGAAGAAAGCGAATTTTCAAGCTTACCTCACTGGGTGTAAAACTGCTCCAGCAGGTAAATGAGAAGCGACAAAACCTATGGAATATGATTCCAGAACTTAAGACGCTCTGA